Sequence from the Clostridium botulinum genome:
ATATTAAATTCTTCATTCATTATCAATGAAATCTAATTTATCATACATACTTATTATTCTAGTTTTTAGAATGATTAATTTTTTTGTTATATTTATAATAAAAAAATGGTTTTTCTTTTTCTTCACCAGAATTTAAAATCATTCTTGTCTCAAATTTTTTAAATCCAACACATTCAATAACTTTTTGAGAAGGATAATTATCTATTTCAACAATTGCCATAACAAAAGGAAAATTATAATTATCAAATCCCCATTCTAATATTGCCTTAGCTGCTTGTTTCATATACCCTTTTCCTGAGTATTTTTCAGATATAAAATATGCTATTTCAATTTCATTATTAACTTCAAATTTAGTTTGTAGTGCTATTATTCCTAATATAGTATTATCTGATTTTTTTTCTATAACTAACTGACACCATAAATCATTTTCATTCTGTTTATCATAAAAATCTATTACTTCATAAATCCATTGTTTTGTTTCTTTCTTTGTACTTTTCCAATCTGGCATCCATTTTAAAATATATTCCTCATTCCTTATTTCATGAAGCACATTTAAATCTTTTAATTTTATATTTCTTAATATAAGATCTTTAGTTTCAATAATAATATTCATTTTCTCATCCTCTACCAAATTCAGTTTATACAAATTATACCATTAAAATACATACTATTTATTCATATGTCTTTAATCTTTATAATAAATTGTGTAATAATAAATATATAAATACAGTTTGGAGATGATTTTTATGAGTATTGAAATAGATAAATTAACTAAGATTTTAAAAGATAGTGATAATATAGTCTTCTTTGGTGGTGCAGGAATGTCAACCGAATCTGGAATACCTGATTTTAGAAGTGCTAATGGTTTATTTAATAAAAAACTTAATGTAACTTTTACTCCTGAACAATTAGTATCTCATAGCTTTTATATTAGACATCCTGAAGAATTTTTTAACTTTTATAAAGCTAAACTTATATATCCAGATGCTAAACCAAATAGCGGACATATGGCTTTAGCTAAACTCGAAGAAATTGGAAAACTTAAAGCTATTGTTACTCAAAACATAGATGGACTTCATCAAGCTGCTGGGTCTAAAAATGTTTTCGAACTACATGGATCTGTTCATAGAAATTATTGCACTAATTGTAATGCATTTTATGATTCAGACTTTATATTAGAAGCACGAGGAATTCCTACTTGCACAAAGTGTAAAGGAACTGTTAAACCAGATGTTGTTCTTTATGAAGAAGGATTAGATGATAATACTATAACAGGTGCAATTAAAGCAATATCTAAGGCTGATACCTTAATTATAGGAGGTACTTCATTAGTTGTTTATCCAGCGGCTGGATTAATTGATTATTTTAGAGGTAAAAACCTTATTCTTATAAATAAAAGTTCAACTTCAGCTGACTCAAAGGCTAATCTAGTTATTAATAATTCTGTTGGAAAAGTTTTAAGTGAAGCAGTTAATAATATTTAAGAAAAAAGACAATAGAATAAAATAATTCTATTGTCTTTTTAAAACTATTAAACTTTTTTTATTGACTAAATAAGCCACTTCACTAAATGATTTTGTATTTAATTAACATAATAGTTTCAGAACACTTATACATATTATTTTTTGATATTCCTATAATCGTCTTTATATCCGTATTACTTGCATCACATATACCCTTCAATTATTTTAATTACTACTTCTTCATTAAATTCAATTCCTTTTAAGCATTCTTGAATTTTGTTTAAATCTACTAACATAAGTGAATCAGTGAATATTTTACAATCTTCTATAATACCATTCACAATATCTAAATTAATTTCAACATTTCCAATGGAAAATTTTCTTTCTAAAGTTATATTGTAATTAGGACTTTCTCCAAAATTCCACTTTCTATCATTATATTTTTGAAAATGGCTTGGAATATAATCTTTTTTGCTATATTCTTTGGTAGTTGAAAATTCTCCATATACATTTAAAAATCCATTAATCAAAGCTTCTTTAACACTATTAGAATCAATAGTTTCATCTAAATCTTTAAGATTAATAACTCTACTTCTAACAGACTTTATTCCTTTAGATTGCAATTTTAACTTAGATGGATTTAATGCTTTAGAAAGCTCATTTAAATTTATATCGATCATTATAGTTCCATGATAAAAATAGTTTCCATCCTCTGAATAAAATGCATGACCAGAAAATTTTTTATTATCTATAAGCAAATCATTTCTTCCTGATACTTTTGCAACCAATCCTAATTTTTTAATTCCATCGATTATTACTTTAAGCTGTTTTTCTAAATTCACATCTACCTCTTTAGTTAAAAAAGTAAAATTAAGATTTCCAAGATCATGAAAAACTGTTCCTCCACCAGATATTCTCCTAACTAATGTAATATTGTTTTCTTTCATATAATCTAAATTACATTCAGAATATGGGTTTTGATTTCTCCCAATAACTACAGTTCTATCATTTTGCCAAAGATATAATATATTTTCATTATCTTTCAAATTTCTAAGTAGTTCCTCTTCTAAAGCTAAATTATAAGCTGGATCTACCTCTTTTGAAATGATAACTTTATTCATGATTGTGTATAGCTCCAATAGATAGTCCTAAGAAACTTTCATGTATTACTTCACCTGTAGTTGGATGTGCGAAGATAGTTTCACAAATTTTCTCTTCACTAATATTATTCTTAATAATTAAAGTTAATGTGCTAATTAATGAAGATGCATCTGCTCCAATAATAGATGCTCCAACTATTTTATTATTATTAATATCTTTAATTATTTTTATAAATCCTTTTTCTTCTCCCATAGTTAAAGCCTTACCATTAGCTGAATAAGGGAATTTACTTATCTTAATATTTAGTTCCTCTTTTAAACACTTATCTTCATTCATTCCAACTGATGCTATTTCTGGCAGTGTGAAAATTACATTTGGTACATGATCATAGCTCATTTCTTTATTTTGGCCTAATATATTATCAACAACTATCATTCCTTGATGTGAAGCAACATGAGCTAATTGCATTATATTATTAACATCTCCTATAGCATAAACACCTTCAACATTTGTTTCTAAATTAGAATCAACTTTAATTCCTCTTCTATTATCATTTAATTCAAGATTTATATTTTCAATATTTAATCCATCAATGTTAGGCTCTCTTCCTATTGCTACAAGTACCTTTTCTGATACCAATAATTTTTCTTCTCCATCTTTTTCAAAAGATACGATAGCATCTCCATCCTCAGATTTTTTAATCTCTGTAACTTTTGAGCTTGTATATATGTTAATTCCCTTATCATTTGCAATGTCTTTTATTTCTTCTGAAATATCTTTATCCATCATTAACAATAATCTATCTGCATATTCAACTACATTTACCTTTACTCCAAAGTTAGAATAAATGAATGCAAATTCCATACCTATAACTCCACCACCAATTATTGTTATAGATTCTGGTAACTTTTCATTACTTAATGCAGTAGTACTATTTAAAACAAATGGCATATCAATTCCTTTAATATCAATCTTTGAAATTTTAGATCCAGTTGCTATAATTATATCTTTAGACTCTATTGTATACTCATCTTTTCCCTTTTTAACAATAATATTTTTATTATCTAAAAAAGAAGCTTCTCCTTTTATAAGCCTTACTCCATTTGCTTCTAAAAGATATTCTATTCCATTAACAAGTCTTTCCTTAACATCATCTTTTCTTTTTACTACTTTTTTCATATCAACTTGTAAATTATCAGCAGTGAATCCAAACTCCTCACTATTTAATGCATTATGAAATACCTCAGATGATTTTACAAATGCTTTTGTTGGAATACAACCTACATTTAAACAAGTCCCACCAAGATTTTCTCTTTCAATAATAACAGTATTTAATCCTTTTTTAGCTGCATAAATAGCTGCAACATATCCTCCTGGACCTCCCCCTATTATTGTTAAATCAGCTGTAACGTTTTCTTTTTTTCCCTTAAGCATAGAACCAAAATAATCAACCTTAGGAGTATTACTGTTAGAACTTATGTTTTCTCCAGTTGCTAAAAATAATGTTTGTCCAATTTCAACATCATCACCTTCAGATACTTTTATTTCATCTATCTTAAAATCAGCAGTGGCTTTGAAAGGTGTGTTTCCTTTGCTTGTCTCTAATTGCATCAATACATGCCCTTTTTTTACTTGCTCTCCTTCAACCACGCTAATTTTTCCTACTTTAGCAGACTTATTATGTCCAGATAATTTTTCTAATTTTATATCCATCTTAAATTCTCCTTCTATGTAAAAAGGTTGTCATAAAATCAATTAGATGTTATGAACAACCTCTATATTTTTATTTATATATGATTAATAACTATTTAAAGTCTTTTTCAAATTCATCAATTGAATCTTTTAATAATGTTACTGAATAAGCCATTGTTGGGCCTCCACCAAATGCAACTGAAACCATAGCTGCTTCCATTATTTCTTCTCTAGTAGCTCCTGCTTCTAAAGCTTTAAAGGCATGAAATACTATACAATATTCACATCTGTTATATGTAGCTATACCAACACTAATTAATTCTTTTGTTTTATTACTAATAGCTCCATCTCCATAGTTTGTACCAAGAAGATTCATAAATGCTTCAACATTAGCACCATTAGTTTCTCCTAGCGTATTTAACCCATTCATAAAATCATTTAACATTCCTCTAACATCTTTTTTCATAATAAAAACCTCCATATAATTATATTCTCTCAATTACTTTACACAGCAATACTTAGCATAGCAAGTATCTTTGTATAAAAAATACCACATCAAAGTGGTATTGTCAATATTTACATACATTATTTATCATCTTTTCTAAAACATTTTTAAAAATATTCAGTTCTTCTTCTGATATACCCTTAACTGCATCCCTCTGAAATTCTTCTCCCAATGGAATAAGTTCTTCTCTTAACTTTTTTCCCTTATCAGATAAAAATATTCTAGTTACTCTTCTATCTTTAATTTCTTTTCGTCTTTCAACTAAATCATCTTTTTCCATACGATCTATAAGTCTTACCATAGAAGATTCTTTAACACTCATATAATCAGAAATTTCTTTCTGAAAAATACCATTAGTCTTACCTATATAATATAATGCTATCCATTGAACTCTTGTCATATCATGTTCCTGAAGCCTTCTGTTAAATTCATCTGAAAGTATTTTAGCCCCTTTATTAGTTATGAAACCAATGCAATCATCTAAATTATACATTTCCCCACATCCTTTGATTTTCTTCAATTCTTTAATTATAGTATACTCCTTAGATTAAGAGCAACTAATTTAATAATAGATTACAGAAATATCTTAGATTAAAGACTTCACTATAACTATTTAGCAATGAAAAAATTAATAGTAGTACTTCTCTATAAAAATACACTTTAACAGATTCTGATTCAATTTAATTATTAAAATTATGTTTGGAAATTTTAAATTCAAGAAGTTAATAATCTCTAAAAAATATAGGATATGTTTTCATACTAGAAAACATATCCTATATTCTTTAACTCTGATTTTATAAATGTTGAAATATATAATAAGTAAAATCACACTATTTAGTCCTCTTATTTATGCATATATCAACACTTTACTAAAATAAAACTATTTCTTTCTACTTAGCGATCATTATTCCTTCTATTTGGTCAATACAGCATCCGCAGCATGTACCTGCATTAGTAGCTTCTTGTACTTCTTCTAAAGTAGTAGCTCCATTATTCATAGCATCTTTTATATCTTGTGCTGTAGTTCCTATGCAACTACATATTACTTCATTCATATCCATTTTTATATTCCCCTTAACAATAATCTTTTATATTACAAGAATAATTTCCTGTGAGTTAATTTTAATACATACTACACAGAATTTCAATAGTAAATATTATTAATTAATAATTATTATTGAAATTTCAAATATATATTTACACATGAAATAGGTGAAAGTGATATTATAATTAGAGTTTTAGAATTATTAAGTTAGATTCTAAATTCAAACACTAAATCCACTTTTACTTATATATATAAACACCATGCTAAAACATATCCTTAATTTTAAATATTCAATTTATACCTTTTAATTGAAATTAATTATGGAATCTTTTCTCTATTAAATAAATATAATCTAAGTGATAGTTGTTATAGGAGATTTAATATGAAAATTTTATTATTCTTAGTATTTATTATTGTTGTGGCAGGCTCTTTATTATTCCTAATATATACTTACGAAAACAAAATATCATTAATAAAAAAACAATTAATCGCTAGTCAAGAGCAGTTTTATAAATTAAAAGAAAAGTATAATCAACTAAATTCTTTAAAAAACAATCCATCTATTATGTTTCTTGATCTAACAGAACATACTGGACTATTAACTAAAGATTCAATTGTGTATCTATCTCCAAATGAATTAGCACCAACATTACAAAAGCTTGATATATCTATGGAAGTTTATATACTAGACAAAGCTTTATGCGATAAAACTGTATGGTATTATGTATCTCTTCCTATAGATACAAATATAAATTCAAGAGGTTGGGTAAAGGAAGATTCATTTTCTAATTTTTTAGATAGATCATCATATACAGAAATCATTAAATGTTAAAAAACACCACACTGCATTTTAGACTGCATTACAAAACAAAAAGGTGAAAGTTAAAAATGAAACATGAAATTCTAATAATGATTTCATATTTCACTCTTTACTTTCACCTTTAAAATTTGACTGTGTTTTAAATATTTGTTGATATATGGAATAGGTTCAATGGCTACATTCATTTTATTTATATATCACTAATGTAATAAAACACATACTAAAATTTCCAGATAATATTTACTCAAGTCCCTCTGTCAATAATTTTTATATTATAATATCAACACTATTTTAAAGCATAGCCTGATTATTAATTAAATTAACCATAATAGTAAACCCCATATACATAAAGTATATTATTATTGTTACTATTAATGGCCAATTCATTATTTTATCTTCTTTATTATAAGATATTCCTTTATTAAAGTATTGATAATCAATAATCTCAGCCTCTTTATATTGAATTTGTTCATTAATTAAATTTTGCTTTCTTTTATCATTTATTTTCTTGAGTTTTTTAAGAATCAATACAATTAAAAATGCTGAAACTACTCCAGCTACTATATAACTTTTTAATAAACTCATTTTTTCAGCTAATGATAAAGCTTTAATTGATATATCCTGTGCTGCTTCTTCAATTCCAAATTTATCTTGTAAAAATTTTAACATCTTTTGCATCACTACTGATGTTCCATTAATCATAAAATGCAAAGTCATAGAAGCAAATATGCTATTAGTTACTCTAACTAAATAAGCTAAAATTCCACCTAAAACAGCTGCATATAAAAATTGTTGACCATTTAAATGAAATATACCAAACAATAAACCAATTATTATACAAGTTTTTAAATCACTTTTATCATCATATCCAGATTGAACTATACCTCTTAAGGTTATTTCTTCTGTTATAGCAGGCATAACAGCCATTAAAAGTAACATTATTAAAAATGGTGTAGATGATATTTCTGATACAAAGTTTCCTATATCATTTTCAAAAAAGAATGATGTTATAAGTGAAAATAGACTAACTAGTGGTTGACTTACAAATGATAAAACAATTATTAAGAAAAAATCTTTTAAATATAATTTATTAAGCTTAAAAGTTTGTTTTATATTTGGTTTAACTATTATTACATATATTATTGCAGGTATTATAAATAAAATCATATGATTTAAAAATAATATTAATCTTATATCACTTATTCCTAAAATACTATAAAAAATTCCTAATACCTGACCACCTACTATTTCTCCTAATAGTATTATTAAAAAATATAAATTAGCTCTAAATGTTTTTTTCATACTTACACCTTTACTACAAATTATTAATTAGATTTATACTTTAGTGTATAAATAAGTACCTCTTGGGAAAGAATTTATAATGAAGTAACTAACTTCAATATTTAATCGCCTCTCCCCCCATTTTATTTATATACCAAATTTTATTCCTATTGCTATCACAGATAGCAATAGGAATAATTTTTTTATTTTAATTAAAGATTAATTTACTTCTAACCTTAAATTAAGATAAAAATATTAATTAATGCATATCTTCTACTTCTCTTTTAACCATATCTAAAGCTGACATGGTTGCTAAATTTCTTACGTCTTCTCTATTGCCATTAAATATGTATCTTCTAGCATATGCTTTTCCCTTTATACATATTCCTATATACACCAATCCTACTGGTTTCTCAGCAGTTCCTCCACCAGGACCAGCAATTCCAGTTGTAGCAATTCCAATATTAGTTCTAGAAGTCTTAGCAATTCCTTCTGCCATTTCAATTGCTACTTGTTCACTTACTGCGCCATATTTATCTAATGTTTCTTTCTTTACATTTAATCTTCTTATTTTAGCCTCATTAGAATATGTCACTGCACCTTCCATAAAAACTTCGGATATTCCTGGATAAGAAATTAATGTACTAGATATCAAACCACCTGTACATGATTCTGCACTAGATAAAGTTAAACCTCTATCTATTAGCATTTTTCCTAATACTTCTTCTATTTTTTCAACTTTCATATTATAACCTCTTTATTAAAGATTTAAAGATTTTCTGTATGACTTCTATCATTTTTTGATAAAATATTAAAATTATCTTTATCTCTTACTATTTTGGTCAATGAAGCTTGACCATATACGCCCTTAAGTTCTCTTTCAAATTCTGTAAAATAACTCATTATAACCTTCAAAGCCATTCCATGAGTTACTATTAAAATATTTTTATCTTTTTCATTTTCTAAAATTGATTCCAACTTCTTAAATGTTCTATTCTTTACATCTAAAAGAGTTTCACCATCAATTCCTTTTACTTCATGATTTCCAGAAAACATTTCTTCTAAAAAATTATTTTCTCCAATCTTAGGTAAATCTTTTATATATTTTCCTTCATATTCTCCAAATCCAATTTCTTTTAATTCATCACAAGTTACTATTGGAGTATTATTAGGTTCTGATATAATTTTTGCTGTATCTAATGCTCTTTTTATAGGACTTGCATATATAATATCTATTTTTTCATTTTTTAATCTATCTCTTAAGCTCTTAGCTTGATTCAATCCTCTTTCTGTTAAAGGAGAATCTTTACTGCCTTGAAGCCTTCCTGCTATATTCCATTCTGTTTCTCCATGTCTAGTTAAAAATAACGTTGTCATACTTGATCACTCTCCACACTGTATTTCATATAGTCTTATTTTACAATACTTACAACTTATATTCCAGCTATAGTAAAAGTGGAACTACCACCCTTTTTTTATATTACTAAGTTCAATTACTCCGCTAACTTTGCTTATTCATATATCAATACGTTGCTAAAACATAGCCCATCACAAAAATAAGACCATTTAACTGCAATGCACATTACAGTTAAATGGTCCTATAAAAATCTTATTTAAATTATTTTTCTGAAGTTTCAAGTAATGCTAAAGCTACTGCTCCTACAACACCTGCATCTGTTCCAAGTCCTGCTGGTACAATCTTAACTGATTCAGCCATTGATTTAAAGCATCTCTTATCTACAACTTTTCTTACTGTATCAAATACAATATTTCCAGCTTTTGAAACGCCTCCACCAATTATTATTACTTCTGGATCAAAAATTGATACAGAATTTGCAACAGCTATTCCTAAATAATTTAATGCATTATCTATTATATCTTTACATACTGGATCTCCAGCAGCTGCTTCTACAAATACTTCATATGAAGTTATTTCATCATATTTTCTTAATGATGTTTCAACTTTACTTCCTATAGCTTCTTTTCCTCTTTTACCTATAGCTGTTCCTGATGAAGTTGCTTCTACACAACCGATATTTCCACAATTACATCTTGGACCATCAGGTGCTACAGTCATATGACCTATTTCTAATGCATTTGATGTATGGCCTCTATATATTTTTCCATCTAATATAGCTCCACCACCTACGCCTGTGCTTACTGTAAAGAATAATACGTTTTTAGCACCTCTTCCTGCTCCAAACATAAATTCACCAATAGTAGCAACGTTTGCATCATTGTCTAAGAAAACAGGTACTTCAAACTTTTTATTTAGTGGGTCTACTAAATTAAAGTTTTTAAATGGAAGATTAGGTGTATATATTATTACTCCCTTTTCTGCATCAAGTGGTCCTGGAGAACCAATACCTATTGCTTTTACATCTTTATAAGTAACTCCACCATCTTTTATTACCTTATCTACTGAGTCTATTATTCTATTTAATACTGGAATTTCTCCCTCGTGTGCATTAGTCGGAACTGTTGTTTGGCTAATAACTTCACCATTTAAATTTGATAAAGCTGTACTTATCTTAGTTCCTCCTAAGTCAACCCCTACTACAAATTTTTGCATAAATTTATCCTCCATACTGAATACTAATTGTTAATTTTTCTCACCGGTAACGGTTCTAATATATTTACATTATACTATAATATTTAGTGTAAAGGAATGTAAATTTAAAATCAATATTTTATTTTGTTTTATATGCACTTATAGAGTAACAACCATATGAGTTAAAACCAGCATCACTAATAGTAAATTTATTATCTTCAAGCATAGAATTAATAAATTTTATATTTTCCTTATTTTCTTCATTTATTCTTATTATAAAATCGTCACCATGATCTACAATACTAAAGTAATCAAAAATATTGCTATATTCACTTAATCCAAGGATTCCTGTAATATCCATACTATATGTTGACATCTATTACTTCCCTCACATCTATTATTTAATTTAGTTATTTATATAACTTATTATTCCTTTAATTAGTTAATATTATTCTAATTATTAATATGTAAAAAGAGATATAAATACCATTATTTCCTAGTACTTATATCCCTCTTAATTTAACTTTCAATTTATACTTTTACTTTTCTTCAGAGTTTAAATTCTCTATTATTTTATTTGATTCCATTTCTGGAACCTCTTCATATCTTAAGAATTCCTTTTTAAAACTTCCACTGCCATGTGTAATAGATCTTAATTCTGTTACATATCTACTTATTTCAGAAAGAGGAATTTCAGCTGTTATTTCTTGTGCTGAATCTTTTGGTTCCATCCCAATGATCCTCCCCCTCTTCTTATTAATATCCCCCATAACATCACCTGTGTATTCATCTGGAGCAGTTACTTGCAACTTCATTATAGGTTCTAATAAGATTGGCTTAGCTTCTTCTAAACCTTTTTTATAAGCCATTGAGGCTGCAACTTTAAATGCCATTTCTGATGAATCTACAGGATGATATGATCCATCATGTAATGTAGCTCTAAGTCCTATTACTGGACATTTTGCAAGAACTCCATGTTCTATACATTCTCTTAATCCCTTTTCTACTGCTGGTATAAAGTTTCTAGGTACAGATCCTCCAACTATTTTATCTACAAATTCTAAATCCGTCTCTCCATCATTTCTAGGTTCAAATTTTATTACTACATCACCATATTGTCCATGTCCACCTGATTGTTTCTTATGCTTACCTCTTACATCTGATGATGATTTTATAGTTTCTTTATAAGGAATTCTAGGTGCTTTTAATATAACATCAACACCAAATTTATTTTTAATCTTACTTGCAATTATATCTATATGTGTTTCACCAAGACCTGATATGATTATTTCTGAACTTTCATTATCTCTAGTTATATCAAAAACTAAGTCTTCATCTTTTAATTTAGTTAAAGCTTGAGAGATCTTTTCTTCATCACCTTTGGCCTTAGGAATCACAGACATTGAAATAACTGGAACAGGAAAATTCATTTTATCATATAATATTTTAAAATTACTATCACATAGAGTATCTCCTGTATCTGTATATTGTAATTTAGATATAGCTCCTATATCTCCAGCTATAACTTTCTTAGTTGGCATTTGATTCTTTCCTCTAATAAAATACATATGAGAAAATTTTTCTAATTTATTTTTATTAGAATTTAATACATTGCTATCTTCTGTTGCTGTTCCTGTCATAACTCTAAAGAATGATATTTTTCCTACGAATGGATCTGCAATAGTTTTAAATACTAAAGCTGAAAAAGGTTTGTCTTCATCAAGACTTATAAACTCTTCTTCATTAGTTTCAATATTTAAAGCCTTTTGTGGAATTGCATATTCTGGTGATGGAAAGCAAGCAATTATATTATCAAGTAAAGTATCAACACCTATAACTTTTAACGAACTTCCACACATTACTGGGGCAATTTCACCAGTAGCACACCCATTAATAAGACCTTTATATATCTCTTCGTCACTTAAAGTA
This genomic interval carries:
- the fusA gene encoding elongation factor G, encoding MRSYNIKNLRNIGLMGHSGTGKTSLVEAILYYSNIIDRLGNIEDGTTTLDYDEEEKKRKLTISLSVAPIEVNDVKINLVDTPGYYDFEGEYIEGMRAVDVGMIVVSGVSGIKVGTEKAWKYCNKIKLPRTFFINKLDRENSSFDKVLQSLKDKFGMSVVPIQYPIGSEGDFEGVVNIISNEAKVYNLKTKKTEIIAIPENLKDKIQECKEMIMESVAETDETLLEKYFSEGTLSDEEIYKGLINGCATGEIAPVMCGSSLKVIGVDTLLDNIIACFPSPEYAIPQKALNIETNEEEFISLDEDKPFSALVFKTIADPFVGKISFFRVMTGTATEDSNVLNSNKNKLEKFSHMYFIRGKNQMPTKKVIAGDIGAISKLQYTDTGDTLCDSNFKILYDKMNFPVPVISMSVIPKAKGDEEKISQALTKLKDEDLVFDITRDNESSEIIISGLGETHIDIIASKIKNKFGVDVILKAPRIPYKETIKSSSDVRGKHKKQSGGHGQYGDVVIKFEPRNDGETDLEFVDKIVGGSVPRNFIPAVEKGLRECIEHGVLAKCPVIGLRATLHDGSYHPVDSSEMAFKVAASMAYKKGLEEAKPILLEPIMKLQVTAPDEYTGDVMGDINKKRGRIIGMEPKDSAQEITAEIPLSEISRYVTELRSITHGSGSFKKEFLRYEEVPEMESNKIIENLNSEEK